A window of Garra rufa chromosome 6, GarRuf1.0, whole genome shotgun sequence genomic DNA:
tctgtcaaaggttctttaaagaaccatctctttcttacctttttataatctcaagaaccttctttcactacaaataactttttgtgaaacagaaaggttcttcagatgttaaaggttctttatgcaaccatttagacaaaacgggttcttctatggcattgtgaaacaccttaatttttaagagtgtagatgctATACCATCTGACTGCAAAATACATACATATTAGAAATATTCGATCAAATAGATGTTTTACCAGTACTTTTTGGAGGGCTCTTAAAAGTTTGAAAAtcttttaaaatgaatttattagACGTATTGTCgtgaatcagaaaaaaaaaaaaaaagctaaattcaCTTGCAATTACAAGCAATTAAAATCTGTTTCTATTCTAaaatctattctattctattttcttCAGTCCCTCTGAAAGAGCAGCTTGTTTGCTTACTCTTTCTAAAGTGAAGCAAATGAATCTCTTCTGATGTTTAACTCTCAGTTGTAGGACGTTTGGTGATATTGTACGTATTCATTGGAGTGATTTGCGGAGCTTTAGTTATCATCATTATATTGCTAATTTGGTAAGATGTGTATGTGGTATTTGATTCCCAATGTTAGATATTTATGATATCTTCTCTGTTTTTAATGGCAAAGATGAATTACCCTAGACCTCATCATGACAGGCTGTATATGAGAATGTAGCAgtaaaaaatcctgtaatgttttcctcaaaacccttaatttctgttcgactgaagaaagaaagacatgaacatcttggatgacatgagcgtgagtaaatgatcaggacattttcatttttggaagtgaactaatcctttaatgcagcCTTATTCTCCTGTTTGAGTGTTAGATTCCTGTCCTTTGCAGTATATGAATAGGTCATTTTATGAATATGGAGAAGTTTTTACATAGAAAACACATTTGCATAGAAACTGGAAATTGTTATAATCACTGACAGTTTATCTTAACTTGTCTAACATGTTTCAAACTCAACATTTGCTCTTTGTGTACTATGAGTGAAAGCCACTGCAAACAAGGtatgagatttattttatttatttattttacatattatttaataaaaagctTGCACATTTCAAACGTGAGTTTTAATTTAAGGTATGTgaagaataaataaatgttctttgtaGATGAAAACAAATGTCAGATGCTAGACTTTAAATACAAAACCAAAGTCACAGCtctgtaaaatccaatagtttaccttacttagatatagttagttatctttactttgttgctatacttactaggttttattaagttagagctactttcaaggcaagagaaacaatttacttactgcttcgaGTAACTCtaacttaaaatattcaagtagccacaaaggaaccaacaGCATTAATAAagcagtgagaggcagcagtgcactaatatgttggtaatgtgcaaaataacaacagaagaagatgaaaagaaatgtttttgaggtggggcaattcttaatagacatttcactcatttcctccatgtctgctgttatctttctttcactagtttcccaaagtcatcttgaatattgaactttcaatacaactgaaatatttgagaaaacatcacaatatGGCTTCATAGATtcatgttgatttaaaaaaaaaaaaaaacaccattaccATTAGTGTTCCCTTTGCTAGGGTACTTGGaaccatttttaatttattataacttttttcctattgatgcagcaatgcatcatgaaatataattttttggttTCAAGGGGAGAAAAGTAATACGTAGATTGCTTTTAGAAAGCGATCCATTTTAGCAATACTTAGTCAAGAGTAAACCTAATGTAAAGAATCAAGTACCTCCTACAGCTCTTTTTTAGTTACTAAAACTCTTGTGTTCgtaaactatactaactaaaCACTTGTCAGTACAACATACTATTCCTATTTCACTTCACTTAGTTTCCTCACTTTCTAAATAAAgtcaacttattacattttatagtGTACAGGATTCAGAATTCAAATGATTATGGATAAATGACTGCTATTgacaataaatattattatgtGCATAACTTCACTAACATAGATTGACAGTGATTGTTACCATCCTGTGTAGTGTAACTAACAACTGCTGTTAAGTAATCTCATTTGTTGTGGCTGTGAAGATGGCAGCGGTGCTGAAGGTCAGAATGACTCTTTCTCTTCCTCTCATCTTTCTGCTCATGATTTCTGGTGAGTCACAGTTGTTACAGCATCACTTTTAATAGCATGCATAAAATATGTCTTATGCTAAAACTGCTCTCTTAGGAGATCTGGTATTTTTAGCCAATCAGAAATGTTCTCAGCCTGTCAATCACTTTGCGTGTTCACGTCTGCTGACATCAGGTTGGCTCACATGTCTTTAGAGGGTGGAGCTTAAAAAGGGGAAGTGTGGTTGAACTGGTGAAATTTAGAAATTAAATGACGCTCATGGTAACTTGTTTAGTGTTGTGTTGGATTTAGTTGGATTTCATATTTTGCTCTGCATGTTAATGTGCTTCTTGTTCAGCATCATCATGATAATTTGTGCTCTTTTGTAACACCTTTCATTCTCACCTGATGGATATTTATGATACTACTGAATTCACAACAACTGATTAATAGTTACATTTGCAAAAGCTCAAGCTTCACCATCTGCTATATGTTTTGTGTTGCAGGGTTTTTTGGACAAGACTGGAATGTGATTTATGAAACTGAATCAATATGTGCTCCTAAAGGATCCACAGTAAACATGTCATGCACATATAGATACCCTCAGCAGCTTAAATTGAATGATACATACTGGATAACAAGAGGGGATCCAGATATCAAAAGTTTAAAAGCATATCCAGAGTATAAAGACAGAGTTGAATATATTGaagacagacaaaacaaaactgcTGTTCTCAAACTGCATAAAGTCACTGAAAGGGATGAGAGAGGATACATTTTTAGATTAATAACTGAAAGAGAAAATGAAAGATGGATCGGTGTACCAGGAATTCTACTTCACGTTTCTGGTAATCCACTTCACTccttatttgtaataaattaagtttttggACATGGTTATAAAGATGTGTTTTCTCCACAGCTCTTCAGGTTAAGGCACCTCAGCTGGTGATGGAGAAAAAAACATTCAATCTGAGCTGTGAAACGACATGCAGTCTGACAGACGGATTCATCTGGTACAAAAATGGACAGGCTTTAAACCTCCACAACCAAACTCTCCAGCTTCAGTCAGAGCGCAGTGATTCTGGCAGATACAGCTGCGCCGTCAGAGGACATGAACATCTGCCCTCTCCTGCTGTCAGCATCACTGTCATGTGTAAGTAGATATTTATACACTAGAATAATGAAAACTGATATCAAACAACATATCAAGTAAAAATATCATGGACATTACATAGTGTTAAAGTAACACAGAAACACAAGATCTACACCTGACTTCCAACCACAGCCTGAAATGAAATCAACTGAAGATGAAAGAAGGCATTCTATATCTAAAGACCTCAGAAGAAGATTGAAAAACTCCACAAACAGCATTACCAGTGCGATTTTTCTCTGTCATATGTCTAcagaagctcttattgagaatataaaataggacaaaaaaaaaaaacaaaaaaaaaaacatgttgattTACTTCTAGATCCCCCAGAAAACACCACAGTGTCTGTCAGTCCATCTGGTGAAAtagtggagggagattcagtgactctgatctgcagcagtgattcaaaccctCCTGCTCTGAACTTCAGCTGGTTTAAGGAGATTCAAACCTCAACTGTTGGatctggacagagtttcagcatcTCCAGCTTTAACTCCAGTCACAGTGGACGCTACTATTGTGAGGCTCAGAATGAATATGGATCTGAGAGATCAGCATCTGTTTCAGTCACTGTTAAAGGTGAGAATCATCTCTGTTGATCTCATTGTCTGTATATAATGAGTAATAGTTTTTCTGTCTCTTGTCTGTACGGCTGAAGAGCGCAGCTCATCTCTGATCAGGGTCACAGTGGGAATCACTGCAGCTGTTGTCTTGACGTCTGTGATTCTGATGGTTTTCATCGGCCTGTTGATCAGAAGGTGAAGAAGACTCTGTGTCTGTACTGTTATAAAGATTCAGAGTCAGTTTGTGTTCATGTTCATTTCTTCTTCTCTCACAGGAAACGAGTGACTCCTTCAGAAGAGCAAAACCCCAGAGGATCCCAACCCAATAAGACGGTGTGTAAATCTCCTCATGTATCTTCTCATCTGTGTCTGTTAGTTCTGGAGGGAGTATTAATTCTCTCATCATTGTGTGTCGTCAGCTCGAGTCTCCTGGGGACACCTACATGACCCTTGAACCCAAATCCAGATGCTCTGAATACGACACGCTGGATGTGAGTTCCTCTGATGATGCTGTTTATCATAAAGATGTTTAACATGAAAACTTATTAATGAATATGTTAATTTCTTCTCTAGAATATGAAGAGATCCGGTTAAAACACAGACCGCCCTGAAGCTCAGGATCCTACATATTATAAAGCagattgttcattattacatttcTTAATACTGCTTCTTCTTAGGTTGGTTGCATTCTTATAGCAACTGTTTAGTGAACTTCTGTTGTGTTGGTATCTGTATTATTACTTCTTCATTTTGTCCTCATTAATGTGTGTGTTAAGTGTACATATTATACGCACAGTGATCAAAGTGGCAAACAGGCATATCAGATATCAATTTGACCATGGACTGAGttaaattcaaaataacagtaaCTGATGACTTGGATCACAgaatattaactttattctttAGCTTGACAATTCTGTTTGTTTCTGTCTGTGTTCATTGTCCGGTCTTGTTACATTTAGTGTGTTCACAACTACCTCCTCCCGTGAGAGATTATTAAAAACTCTTTAATGGATTCTCACCTATGTTATCTGTCCTTCAGCAGCCTCTTTGTGATTGTTTTATTGTTGTGCATTTGAGAAATAAACTTTGACCTGCTATAGACTAGGCTGGCATGTTGCAGTTTCTTTTATTGGTCACGGTAGCATATGCTAGGTTTATTTGTCAGTAGTCTcgcagactgacggctgaaggtctggaattcatggcagctttaattggccaaggcccgcccataaggccgtttgatcgacatgtcaaacaaccaatcacagttcgtttcgttcagcgtcatgtttcggggtgtagaaatgcccccacaacaacagactggcatgcaacaagtcagtcattgaaataaccagcattcaAAGTTaacaaagaagagggagaacaagcagtaagtcagtaatttgtttgcgaacgacgcaaatgtgtataacaacaatgacgtctgcataagcaccttttagcaaaacgcgagtaaatcagtctgagctttgtttcccggcggaccgaaaataaacgcgacactcgcgtgttctggatatccgatcaaattcaactaatcagatcatgACTACGacacatagactgtaaaaaatatggacgtagtatccgtgacgtcacccgtaggattctgaagcgctattttgaagcctatagtgggcgggagtcggccgtcgccatcttggaatcgcgtcaccgcgcgtcactcccggataatcaaaaatgggcaaaaaggcgggatgtgggtggagcttgTTGCTGAAAcaacgcccgcctagcgcgacagtggtgacagcagcggcaatccccctgtcactcatgtgaccacgcccttaattatgcagaactttaaggcttaatataacttaaacggatgagttataaaaaaaaatcacccccctcacagttgacatgaagggcaaaactagctatagagaccaaaaccattttttgaaccaggctgtaaacatacttttttctgctgtaaagttgggcattttaacatggggagtcaatgggactgactcccttctgcagccagtctctagcggccagtcgatgaattgcagtttaagtcacttccgtgttggtttcaatagagagagcgggaggttgccccttgcttcgacattcctgaagtgtttccagttaagtgtaccatatgcatcagacgttcagccaacgttccgtgggcgtgacatctgaggctgagactaatttGTCAGTGACTTTGAGTTTTAAAGCATCTATTACTGGATGAGATATTAATAGACAGTGGCTGCATCTGCAGGTAGCGTACAGAGTTAGGAGGACAACAAAGCACATGTAAATCCAATGATGGAAGAAGAAAGCTACTGACAAAGCCAACATAATTGTCACCACTGGGGAAGCAGCAGtggcacacgcacgcacacacctCATTCACTCTTCCCTTGAATTTAAAACTATTTAGTTCATATCAGGTACTTCCTCTGTGAGTGTGTCTTTAGTAGCAAATCTAATAGTTAGATGCTACACCATCTGATTgcaaaatacatacatttttaaactattttatcaAAGAATATATGTTTTACCAGTAATTTTTGGAGGGCTCTTTTTGTTGTGATTCAGGCCACATGGGTTAAAAAATGGCTCAAATCACTTGCAATTACAAGCAAttcaaattttaattatttcagtcaCTTTTTAAGGTGAAGCAGCATATTTGCTTGCATTACTCTTTCTAAAGTGAGCAAATGAATCTCTTTTGATGTTTTACTCTCTTGTAGGATGTTTGGTGATATTGTACATATTCACTGAAGTGATTTGTGCTGTTATCATCATGATGTTGCTAATCTGATAAAATGTGTCTGTGGTATTTCATTTTCAACATTAGATATTTATTGGCTTTTTATTGGGAAAGATGTATCATCCCAGACCACATCATGATAGACGTAAAGCTTGTGATTGACTTAACCTGTGTATGAGAATGCAATGGtaaaaaaatcctagaatgtttttcttaaaaaccttaACTTCtaatcaacagaagaaagaaagacatgagcgtGAGTACATAGGCAAATGatgaggaaattttcattctgtaaGTGAACTCATCCTTGAATGCAGCCTAAACCTCCTGTTTGAGTGTTAGATTCCTGTTATGTTTACTAAAGACATACACTGACATATATAAAAAGCTTCTTTAAAACAATTGTGAATGGACATTTGCATTATACGAAGTAGATCATTTTATGAATATAgagaagttttttgtttttttttagctgtgTTACATAGAAAGCACATTTGCATAGAAACAGGAAGTTATTATAATCTCTGGCAGTTTATCATAACTTTTCTAACACATTTCAAACTTAACATTCGCTCATTGTGTGCTGCTGATGAAATCCACTGCGAACAAGGTATGAGAGTTTTACACATTATTTAATACAAAGCTTGTACATTTCAAATATGAGTTTCAATTAAAGGCATGTAAAGATGTGAAGAATAAAGAAATACTATTTGTAGATGAAAACCAACTTTTCAGATGCTAAACTTCAATATTGTCTGATCACTGTTCTGGATCTCTGACACACATGATCTGATATAATCAAACTCTTTAACAGAGCAACACCTAAACTTTTGTTGGACAACAAATGAATAAGAACAaataaatgatttgattcaggaTAAATGACCTGCTGTTAACAATGAATATTATTATACTAACATAGACTGACAGTGATTGCTACAGTACCATCCTGTATACTGTAACTAATAACTGTTGTTAAATAATCTAATTTGTTTACTGTTGTGAAGGTTGCAGCGGTGATGGAGGTCAGAATGACTCTTTTTCTTCCTCTCATCTTTCTGCATTTGATTTCTGGTGAGTCACATTTGTTACAGGTCGGATATTTTTTAGCTCTCAGCCTGGCAATCACTTTGCATGTTCATAGTTGTTGTTGTGGTTGAACTGTTTAAATTTAGAAATTTAATAATGGTCATATCCACTTGTCTAACGGTGTCTTGGATTTAGTTGGATTTCATATTTTGCTTTGTATGTTGAAGGGCTTCTGATAATTTTCTGCGACATTCATACTCATCTGCTCACCATACTTCTAAACAACTAATTGGTATTATTTAGTTATGTCTGCTACTCAAGCTTTACCATTATTCTATGTTTTGTGTTTTAGGAGTTTTAGGACAAACCTGGAATGTGGTTAATGAAACTAAATCAATATGTGCTCTCAAAGGATCCACAGTAAACATGTCATGCTCATATACATACCCTCAGCAGCTTGAATTGAATTATACACTTTGGGTAATGTGtgagaaacagaacaaaacagaagatattaaaagtttaaaagaatacTCAGAGTATAAAGACAGGGTTGAATATATTGaagacagacaaaacaaaactgcCATTCTCAGACTGCACAACGTCACTGAAAATGACGAGAGAGCGTATTGTTTCAGAGTAGTCACTAAAACTGAAGGACAACAATGGATTGGTCTACAAGGAATTCAACTTAACGTTTCTGGTAATTCACTTCATTTCTATTAATATTTTCATTTCTTGGACACGGTTATAAAGATGTGTTTTCTCTTTCAGCTCTTCAGGTAAAGGCACCTCAGCTGGTGCTGGAGAAAAAAAGAGTCAATCTGAGCTGCGAAACAACATGCAGTTTGACAGATAGATTCATCTGGTACAAAAATGGACAGGCTTTAAACATCCAGAACAAAACTCTCCAGCTTCAGTCAGAGCGCAGTGATTCTGGCAGATACAGCTGCGCCGTCAGAGGACATGAACATCTGCCCTCTCCTGCTGTCAACATCACTGTCATGTGTGAGTAGATATTTATACACTAATGCACTGAAGTCAAATGTTTGTCTTGTGTTCTTGCTCTTCTTTTGGGCCACAATTGCCCCTTCAAAAAGTCAACTTTACTCCTACTATTCAGTTCCTTCTCCATCCAAATGCAGCTACAAGACCTCTGCTCTTCTACTTCTTTACAAACCACCAAAAGGCACCAAAAATCTTATTTAGAATCTTACAAAACAAGTGTAATTGATAACTTTTAAAGATGTCAGGTGTCGGTTAGGGTTTGCCATTAAGTAATTATATAATGATACATTAACAAGTCATGAATTAATGTTACTTTATAAGTTAGCAATAATGTGCCTTATTTTTTTACCAGTATATCCAAGATGATTACTTTATGTTTAAATAGGACACAAAATAACACCATGTTGATTTACCTCTAGATCCTCCAAAGAGTGTCTCAGTGTCCGTCAGTCCATCTGCTGAAAtagtggagggagattcagtgactctgatctgcagcagtgattcaaaccctCCTGCTCTGAACTTCAGCTGGTTTAAGGAGAATCAAAGCTTAGCAGTTGGATTCGGACAGAGTTTCAACATCTCCAGCTTTAACTCCAGTCACAATGGACGCTACTATTGTGAGGCTCAGAATGAATATGGATCTGAGAGATCAGCGTCTGTTTCAGTCACAGTTAAAGGTGAGAATCATCTCTGTTGATCTCATTGTCTGTATATAATGAGTAATAGTTTTCTGTCTCTCATCTGCACTTGCTGAAGAGCACAGCTCATCTCTGATCAGGGTCACAGTGGGAATCATTGCAGCTGTTGTCTTGACGTCTGTGATTCTGATGGGTTTCAACGGGCTGTTGATCAGAAGGTGAAGGAGACTCTGTGTCTGTACTGTTATAAAGATTCAGAGTCAGTTTGAATTCATGTTCATTTCTGTTTCTCTCAAAGGAAACGAGCGACTCattcagaaaaacaaaacagaggaTCACAACCCAATAAGACGGTGTGTAAATCTCCTCATGTATCTTCTCATCTGTCTGTCAGTTCTGGAGGGAGTATTAATTCTCTCATCATTGTGTGTCGTCAGCTCGAGTCTCCTGGGGACACCTACATGACCCTTGAACCCAAATCCAGATGTTCTGAATACGACACGCTGGATGTGAGTTCCTCTGCTGATGCTGTTTATCATAAAGATGTTTAACATGAAAACTTAGTAATGAAAATGTTAATTTCTTCTCTAGAATATGTAGAGATCTGATTAAAACACAGACCGCCCTGAAGCTCAGGATCCTACATATTATAAAGCTgattgtttattattacatttattaacacTGCTTCTTCTATACGCACAGTGATCAAAGTGGTAATCAGGCTTTTTAGATATCAATTTGACCATGGACTGAGTTAAATTCAATATAACATTAACTTGGATCACAACATACTAACTTTACCcgtatttctatttttaattgtctTTTATTCTTTAGCTTGAATACGTTTAGTATATTGACAACTTGGGTTAGCAGTGAGAGATTATTAAAAACTCTTTAATGGATTCTCACCTATGTTATCTGTCCTTCAGCAGCCTCTTTGTGATTGTTTTATTGTTGTGCATTTGAGAAATAAACTTTGACCTGCTATAGACTAGGCTGGCATGTTGCAGTTTCTTTTATTGGTCACGGTAGCATATGCTAGGTTTATTTGTCAGTGACTTTGAGTTTTAAAGCATCTATTACTTGATGAGATGCTAATAGACAGTGGCTGCATCTGCAGGTAGCATACAGAGTTAGGAGGACAACAAAGCACATGTAAATACAATGATGGAAGAAGAAAGCTGACAAAGCCAACATTATTGTCACCACTGGGGAAGCAGCAGtggcacacacacgcacgcacgcacacacctCATTCACTCTTCCCTTGAATTTAAAACTATTTAGTTCATATCAGGTACTTCCTCTGTGAGTGTGTCTTTAGTAGCAAATCTAATAGTTAGATGCAACACCATCTGACTGCAAAATACAtacatattacaaatattttattaaggAATATACATTTTAACATTACTTTTTGGAAGGCTCTTAAAAATGAGAAAATTCATGTATTAGGCTTATTGATGTGAATCAGGCCACATGAGTTGAAAAT
This region includes:
- the LOC141336315 gene encoding B-cell receptor CD22-like yields the protein MCEKQNKTEDIKSLKEYSEYKDRVEYIEDRQNKTAILRLHNVTENDERAYCFRVVTKTEGQQWIGLQGIQLNVSALQVKAPQLVLEKKRVNLSCETTCSLTDRFIWYKNGQALNIQNKTLQLQSERSDSGRYSCAVRGHEHLPSPAVNITVMYPPKSVSVSVSPSAEIVEGDSVTLICSSDSNPPALNFSWFKENQSLAVGFGQSFNISSFNSSHNGRYYCEAQNEYGSERSASVSVTVKGNERLIQKNKTEDHNPIRRSGGSINSLIIVCRQLESPGDTYMTLEPKSRCSEYDTLDGFLEKCGM
- the LOC141336314 gene encoding low affinity immunoglobulin gamma Fc region receptor II-c-like; protein product: MAAVLKVRMTLSLPLIFLLMISGDLVFLANQKCSQPVNHFACSRLLTSGFFGQDWNVIYETESICAPKGSTVNMSCTYRYPQQLKLNDTYWITRGDPDIKSLKAYPEYKDRVEYIEDRQNKTAVLKLHKVTERDERGYIFRLITERENERWIGVPGILLHVSALQVKAPQLVMEKKTFNLSCETTCSLTDGFIWYKNGQALNLHNQTLQLQSERSDSGRYSCAVRGHEHLPSPAVSITVMYPPENTTVSVSPSGEIVEGDSVTLICSSDSNPPALNFSWFKEIQTSTVGSGQSFSISSFNSSHSGRYYCEAQNEYGSERSASVSVTVKERSSSLIRVTVGITAAVVLTSVILMVFIGLLIRRKRVTPSEEQNPRGSQPNKTLESPGDTYMTLEPKSRCSEYDTLDNMKRSG